From the genome of Candidatus Dormiibacterota bacterium:
CGTCTTCCCGAACCTCGCCACCTCGTTCGCGGACACCGATCCCAACGCCCCCGACCCGCTGTCGCCCGACGGCAAGCAGCACCTCTGGTCGATCTACGCCGTGAGCTGCTTCACCACCTGCAGCTCCACCGGCACCAGCACCGCCACCCCCGCTGCGAGCGCGCCGCCGCCCGCCGCCCCCAACGACATCTGGGCGGCGGTGATGGGAGACACCCCGTGAGCCGCCGCCGGTCGATCGTGAACGCCGTCATGGTGCTGCTCTTCGCCGCGGTGTGCATCGGCGCCATGGAGTTCCTGGCGCTGAACATCGGCCAGCCGAACCCGCTCAGCGCCGGCTACCGGGTGCGCGCCGTCTTCGCCGACGCCGACGGGGTGCCCACGGCCGCCGACGTGCGCGTCGCCGGGGTGCAGGTCGGCAGGGTCACCGCCGTCGAGCGCGACGCCGCCCATCCCAACGCCACCGTGGTGACCATGGTGATCAGCGACTCGCGGGCGGTGCCGGTGTACTCGAACGGCACCGCCAAGGTGCGGCCGAAGACGCTGCTCGGCGAGAAGTACGTCGACCTCGTGCCCGGCGACCGCCGCGGCGAGGAGCTGGCCAGCAACAGCACCCTGCCGGAGAGCAGCACCACCACCACGGTGGAGGCCGACCAGATCTTCAACGCCTTCGACGCCCGGACCCGCGAGGAGCAGCGGCTGGTGCTGCAGGCGCTCGACGCCGCCACCCAGCACCGCGCCGGCGACCTGCAGGCGATCATCCCTCAGCTCCAGCAGGGGGTGGCCAACCTCGTCCCGGTGGCGCAGGTCTACGAGAAGGACAACCCCGAGATGGGCCGCATCCTCACCAACCTGGCGACGCTGATGGGCACCCTCGGCGACGAGCACCAGCAGCTCGCCGGGCTGCTCGCCAACGGCAACGTCGCCCTCGGGGCGATCGCCCAGCGCGACCAGTCGCTGATCACCACCCTGCGCGAGGCCTCGAACGTCGCCGCCGAGCTGAACGCGGCGGCGGCGCCCACCGTCGACGCCCAGCGCCAGGCGCTGGCGAAGCTCGCCCCCGCGCTCGGCGCCGAGCGTGGCTTCCTGGGGCAGGTGGTCGACCCCAACGCGGGCTGCCCGGGCAAGCCCAACTGCGGCATCGACGAGGTGTTCACCGGAACCCTGCTCGGCCAGCTGAACTACCCCAACGACCAGCT
Proteins encoded in this window:
- a CDS encoding MlaD family protein, whose product is MSRRRSIVNAVMVLLFAAVCIGAMEFLALNIGQPNPLSAGYRVRAVFADADGVPTAADVRVAGVQVGRVTAVERDAAHPNATVVTMVISDSRAVPVYSNGTAKVRPKTLLGEKYVDLVPGDRRGEELASNSTLPESSTTTTVEADQIFNAFDARTREEQRLVLQALDAATQHRAGDLQAIIPQLQQGVANLVPVAQVYEKDNPEMGRILTNLATLMGTLGDEHQQLAGLLANGNVALGAIAQRDQSLITTLREASNVAAELNAAAAPTVDAQRQALAKLAPALGAERGFLGQVVDPNAGCPGKPNCGIDEVFTGTLLGQLNYPNDQLTITTPTGLKVTQQWASLFTPPAGQHSALNIDLSFHCDTLQTTLSPVLGLLGLQGAIGTICPQLTGQGAATHSAGSSDPLSVLAAFAAGQSQ